The following are encoded in a window of Thunnus albacares chromosome 17, fThuAlb1.1, whole genome shotgun sequence genomic DNA:
- the plbd1a gene encoding phospholipase B-like 1, with protein MLLLKRLYVFLLCHVAATFASADKMTAATVYWDPQHKTVLLKEGVLETEGDAYGYLNDTLSSTGWSVLEIRAGYGKTPETDEVTFFLAGYLEGFLSAQQMMNHYANMYPQLIHDPKILGPVQTFMKKQDSWTREQVKLNKSSDPLWKHTGFIVAQMDGLQAGVADWAKKQGKKPLSLFDIQFLNAVGDLLDLIPALVPDSNPPLRDFKLPGMGHCSALIKMLPGFENLLFAHSSWYTYAATMRIYKHWDFRITDPHTATGKMSFSSYPGFLVSLDDFYLLGSGLMMTQTTNNVFNSSLFEAITPNSLLAWQRVRLAHSLARTGEEWAQTFSMYNSGTYNNQYMVLDRSKVKLGHSVDDGALTVVEQIPGLVEYSDQTQALRRGYWPSYNIPFHQKIYMLSGYGQMWEEYGEDFSYDLCPRAKIFRRDQAEVKDLDSLKHIMRFNDYKKDPYSMGDPCKSICCRNDLRAEKPSPGGCYDTKVTDFDMAGDFGAEAVNGPTTQDGLPPFVWDKFSSISHQGLPQYYNFTFVRMMPRLFEP; from the exons ATGCTTCTACTAAAGAGGCTGTATGTCTTTCTTTTATGCCATGTGGCTGCGACCTTCGCCTCTGCTGACA AGATGACAGCAGCCACAGTGTACTGGGACCCCCAGCACAAGACTGTCCTGCTGAAGGAGGGGGTACTGGAGACAGAGGGGGATGCATATGGATACCTGAATGATACCCTGTCCAGTACAGGCTGGAGCGTCTTAGAGATCCGTGCCGGGTACGGAAAGACCCCCGAGACTGATGAGGTCACCTTCTTCCTGGCGGGCTACCTCGAAGGCTTCCTCTCTGCCCA GCAGATGATGAATCACTACGCCAACATGTATCCCCAGCTCATCCACGACCCCAAGATCCTCGGCCCAGTTCAAACTTTCATGAA GAAGCAAGACTCATGGACCAGAGAACAAGTGAAACTGAACAAGAGCTCTGACCCTTTATGGAAACACACAGGCTTCATTGTTGCCCAGATGGATGGATTGCAAGCAGGAGTTGCAGACTGGGCCAAGAAGCAAGGCAAAAAG CCGCTGTCCCTGTTTGACATCCAGTTCCTGAATGCAGTGGGAGACCTGCTGGATCTTATTCCAGCCTTGGTCCCAGACTCCAACCCTCCACTCAGAGACTTTAAACTTCCAGGGATGGGACACTGCTCTGCTCTCATCAAG ATGCTGCCCGGTTTTGAGAACCTCCTGTTTGCCCACTCCAGCTGGTACACATACGCTGCCACAATGCGTATCTACAAACACTGGGATTTTCGCATCACTGACCCCCACACAGCCACTGGGAAAATGTCCTTCAGCAGCTACCCTG GTTTCCTAGTGTCTCTGGATGACTTCTACTTGTTGGGCAGTGGTCTGATGATGACTCAGACCACCAACAATGTCTTCAACTCCTCCCTTTTTGAAGCAATCACCCCCAACAGCTTGCTGGCGTGGCAGAGGGTCAGGCTTGCTCACAGTTTGGCACGTACAGGAGAAGAGTGGGCCCAAACCTTCTCTATGTACAACTCTG GTACCTACAACAACCAGTACATGGTGTTGGACCGGAGCAAAGTAAAGCTGGGCCACAGTGTCGATGACGGCGCTCTGACTGTGGTGGAGCAGATCCCCGGCCTGGTGGAGTACTCTGACCAGACACAGGCACTGCGCAGAG GTTACTGGCCGTCCTACAACATTCCCTTCCACCAGAAGATCTACATGCTGAGTGGGTACGGACAAATGTGGGAGGAGTATGGAGAAGACTTCTCCTATGATCTGTGTCCGAGAGCCAAGATCTTCCGCCGTGACCAGGCTGAAGTTAAGGACCTGGACTCTTTGAAGCACATCATGAGGTTCAATG ACTACAAGAAGGATCCTTACTCTATGGGTGACCCCTGCAAGTCCATCTGCTGCCGTAACGACCTGAGGGCAGAGAAGCCTTCACCAGGAGGTTGCTATGACACTAAG GTAACAGATTTCGACATGGCTGGGGACTTCGGTGCAGAGGCAGTGAACGGGCCAACAACACAGGATGGACTCCCGCCGTTCGTTTGGGATAAATTCAGCAGCATCAGCCATCAGGGTCTGCCGCAATACTACAACTTCACCTTCGTCAGGATGATGCCTCGTCTCTTCGAGCCATGA
- the pick1 gene encoding PRKCA-binding protein, whose protein sequence is MFTDMDYELEEDKLGIPTVPGTVCLKKDANNLIGISIGGGAQYCPCLYIVQVFDNTPAALDGTLAAGDEITGVNGKPVKGKTKVEVAKMIQAVQGEAVIHYNKLQADPKQGKSLDIVLKKVKHRLVENMSSGTADALGLSRAILCNDGLVKRLEELEKTAELYKGLMEHTKRLLRAFFELSQTHRAFGDVFSVIGVREPQAAASEAFVKFADAHRNIEKYGIQLLKTIKPMLHDLNTYLHKAIPDTKLTIRKYLDVKFEYLSYCLKVKEMDDEEYSSIAMGEPLYRVSTGNYEYRLVLRCRQEARARFAKMRKDVLEKIELLDQKHVQDIVFQLQRFVSGMSHYYDECYAVLKEADVFPIEVDLSRTMINYGSQSLSYAEDEEEEEGGGGGDEGGSNVGRQAENGAEKLIDDE, encoded by the exons ATGTTCACAGACATGGACTATGAATTGGAGGAGGACAAACT GGGGATACCGACAGTCCCTGGCACTGTGTGTCTGAAGAAAGATGCTAATAACCTGATAGGGATCAGCATTGGGGGTGGGGCACAGTACTGTCCATGTCTCTACATTGTGCAG GTCTTTGATAACACCCCAGCAGCTCTGGATGGGACGCTGGCAGCAGGTGATGAAATCACAGGCGTGAACGGCAAACCAGTAAAGGGAAAGACAAAAGTGGAGGTGGCCAAGATGATTCAAGCTGTCCAG GGAGAGGCAGTAATCCACTACAACAAATTGCAGGCAGACCCAAAACAGGGGAAGTCTCTGGATATAG tgttgaaaaaagtcaaacatcGCCTGGTAGAGAATATGAGCTCAGGCACAGCAGATGCTCTCGGACTCAGTAGAGCTATTCTATGCAATG ATGGACTGGTCAAAAGACTAGAAGAAttggagaaaacagcagagctCTACAAAG gGCTGATGGAGCACACAAAGAGACTGCTCAGAGCTTTCTTTGAGCTTTCTCAAACCCACAGAG CATTTGGGgatgttttttctgtcatcGGAGTACGAGAGCCTCAGGCTGCAGCCAGTGAGGCCTTTGTGAAGTTTGCTGATGCTCACCGCAACATTGAGAAATATGGTATTCAGCTACTAAAGACCATCAAGCCT ATGCTTCATGATCTGAACACGTACCTTCACAAAGCCATACCAGACACAAAGCTCACCATCCGCAAGTACCTGGATGTGAAGTTTGAATATCTG TCATACTGCTTGAAGGTGAAGGAAATGGACGATGAGGAATACAGCAGTATT GCCATGGGAGAGCCTCTGTATCGCGTCAGCACTGGTAACTATGAGTACCGCTTGGTGCTGCGATGTCGGCAGGAGGCTCGCGCCCGCTTTGCCAAAATGAGGAAGGACGTTCTGGAGAAGATAGAGCTGCTGGATCAGAAAcatg TCCAGGACATTGTGTTCCAGCTGCAGCGCTTTGTCTCGGGCATGTCACATTACTATGACGAGTGCTACGCCGTCTTGAAGGAGGCGGATGTCTTCCCCATCGAGGTGGACCTCTCCCGCACCATGATCAACTACGGCAGCCAGTCGCTCTCCTACGctgaagacgaggaggaggaggagggaggaggaggcggagacGAAGGAGGAAGCAACGTAGGGAGACAAGCAGAGAACGGCGCTGAGAAACTGATCGATGACGaatga
- the LOC122967347 gene encoding galectin-2-like → MSMKLELNNVELRAGDQLKIKGIILHDAERFQIDLGCHEDDLALHFNPRFHDDTDGAVVVCNSKTAGCWGDEKREIHNPLHRGTDVKIVLKLAGDVFEVELPDGQEVQFPNRVGMDVISYIRITGDLKLTSFKIC, encoded by the exons ATGAGCATG AAACTTGAATTGAACAATGTGGAACTGAGAGCTGGAgatcagctgaaaataaaggGAATAATTCTGCACGATGCTGAGAG ATTCCAGATCGACCTCGGCTGTCATGAAGACGATCTGGCTCTGCACTTCAACCCTCGTTTCCATGATGACACTGATGGAGCTGTTGTCGTGTGCAACTCAAAGACTGCTGGTTGCTGGGGTGATGAGAAAAGGGAAATACACAACCCCCTGCACAGGGGCACAGATGTCAAG atTGTGTTGAAACTGGCTGGAGACGTGTTTGAAGTGGAGCTTCCTGACGGACAGGAAGTCCAGTTTCCCAACCGTGTTGGCATGGACGTCATCAGCTACATCAGAATCACAGGAGACCTCAAACTGACTTCCTTCAAGATCTGCTAG